Within the Opitutaceae bacterium TAV5 genome, the region AGTCTCGGTGGTTTGCGCTACGATAGAGGAGGCCGCCAGGGCGGCCACGCTGACAAGGGCGAGCAGGATTCGGGATTGGATGCGTGAGGTCTTCGTTTTCATGGGTGGAAATGGCAGGTCGGTCAGGGGACAAAATCGGGATGGGATGATATATCGGACTCGAAACAATGCGCTTGCCGTGATGTCCGCAATGGTGCCGAAATTTTCCTGTAAACTAAATAGACACATAAAAACGATCCAGTTGCTGCAGATTCCTTTCATTCTCTCCCGTCATGCGTCCCCCAAAAAAATTTCACGAGGGAACAAGCAACCGGCTCGCCGCTTTGCTGGAGCAGGCCGTGGACCTGGCCGAATACCGGCGAATTCAGTCGGTTTTGATGCGATCAAGAAACAACATGGACGCCGCCAGCATTGCCGCCCTCACCGGACTCGGGGTCAACACGGTGCGCATTTTGCATTCGCGCTTCTTACGTGAAGGCGAGGCGTGCCTGCTTTCACGCCGTGGGAAAAGAAAACAGGATGTGGAGTCGCAGCCCAAGAGCGGTGCGACGGCGAAAGACGAGCGTAGTCCGGCGCGGGTTGAAGCTCTGCCCCCTGATGCGAATGAAAACATCCGGACAGGCCCAGAGTGTAATAAAACCAAAACTACGGTCGGAATGACTGTCACCTTGCGCGACGTGGCGGCACGCGCAGGCGTTTCTCACACGACGGTTTCACTCGCGTTGCGCAACTCGCCGACGCTTCCGGCAAAGACATGCGACCGGATACGGCGGCACGCCGAGGCACTTGGTTACCGGCCCGATCCCCGGATGCACGAACTCATGGACGCGATGCGTGCACGTCGCATCAACCGCCGTCCGGATACGCTGGCATACCTCATCGCCTACCCGGACAGGGAGACGTGGAAAAAAGACCAGTCACTGTTTCGTTACTACGAGGGTGTTCGCGCCCAAGCCAATGCGTGCGGCTACCAGCTGGAGATTTTCTGGCTGTACGAACCCGGCATGACGGATCGCCGCCTTGGCGAGATCATCCGCAATCGTGGCATCGACGGCGTGATCATCGCCCCCCTCCCCCGGTCGCAACTCTTGTTTCAGGATTTTCCCTGGCATTATTTTTCCGCCGTCGAGCTGGGTTATTCGCTGGCAAAACCGCGACTCTGCCGCGCGTGCCACAACCATTTCCTGTCCATGCAACGGCTCGTGAACCGGCTCCACGCGCGCGGTTACCGGAACATCGGTTTAGCGATGGAGGAAGGCCAGGACACCCGCGTGCTGCACCTCTGGCGCGGAGCGTTTTCAGCGGCTGCGGACCTGCTTCCTGGCAAACGCCGCATCCCCATGCTTGTTCCTGAAACCTGGAAGCGGGAGTATCTGGAAGCGTGGCTGAAAAAATACCGGCCCGATGTTGTCATCTCGGTTGGCATGGAGGTTTGCCGGTGGTTGGCGGCCGATCGTATTCATAAAAAAGATACTCCGGACTTTGCCACCGCCGATCTCCTGTCGGCGATGGGTGACACGACCGGGATCGACCAGAATTCGCAACAGATCGGCGTGGCGGCGGTCGATCTGCTGATCTCGCTCATGCGCACGAATGCGCGCGGCATCCCCGCCGTTCCGAGGATCGTGATGGTCGAGGGCGAGTTTGTTCAGGGTACCACCATGCACGTGGAAAAATTGACGCCGTTCAACCATCCAGCCGCGGCGCGTGCTGTGCGCTGATGCCTCCGATAGTGCGTTGGCACTACCGGATGGCGGCGCCACGTTTCCTCCGCAGCGTCCGCCCCTCTTGCCAGCGCCCTTCCACCAGCACCACGCGCGGATCGGCGGGCAGGCCGAGCTCGCCGCGCGCGAGCTGGCCGGCGAGCAGCTCCGCCGCCGCCACGCCCAGCCGGTCGTAGCCGGGCAACACGCCCGCCGTGCCTTCCTCCGCATCCCAGAGCAGCAGCTTGACCAGTTGCACATCCCTCGGCACCCGCAGGCCCGCCGCAGCGAAATCTTCCACGCCGATCCCCGTGGAAAGGACCACGTCCGGCCGGTGCTCTACCCACCATCCGCGCAATGCCTCCGGCGCGAGGCTCGCGCCAAACCCCAGCGGGGGCACCCGGTCGGCCGGCGGCGCCGCTTCCAGATAGCGCCCGAACGCCGCCAGGTGCAGTTCCTCCATCGCTTCCTCCGCCTCGCGTTTGGCCACCAGGCCGATGCGCCGCGCGCCGCGCGCCCTCACCTGTTCGAGCGCCAGCCGCGTGTTTCTGTAATGATGCGTCACGACGCGATGCAACGCCGGCTGCACAACGGAATACCCTACCGTCACCGCGGCAAAGTTTTCCCACGGAAAATCGACCGTGGAGCCATGCCGCGCCGTCGAGCCCAGCACCACGCCCTCGATGCCCCGCGCCATCAACATCTGCGCCAGCCGCTGCGGGGACAACCCGGGCTCCCCCAGCCAGAATTCCTCCGTTTCGTAACCAAGCTCCCGCGCCCGCACGCTCACGCTGCGGAAAAAATCCGCCACCGCACCGGTGTTGCGTGCGAAATCTTTTTCCTGATGAGGATTCAGCAACGCCAGCTTCCCGACGAACCGCGCCCCCCCCTCCCCCCCGTCCTTGTTCGCGCGAGCCAGCCGCCCCGCGTGCAACCGGGCCATCAGCCGCGTCAGTTCGGGATCGGGGCGATAACCCAGCTCCTTCGCAATCTCCCGGATCCGTTCCCGCGTACCGGCCGACGTGCCCGTTCCGCCGCGCAACGCATAAGACACCGCCGCGCGCGAGACGCCGGCCCGGCGGGCGATGTCGGCAAGTGTCACCCGGACCGGACCCGCCGCAGCATTCGCCGCCGGGGCCGACGCCAGCACAGGCAGCGCGTCTTCCGCTGCCCGTTCCCGTTTTTTCCTCCCGCCGCCGCTGTTGCCGCGGGCCGTTCGCTTTTCGGTTCTTGCTGGTTTCACTTTACGGTTAAGTTACCTGCGCATTGCCAAATCCGTCACGCTGTAAAAACCGGTGGACTGATTTTTCACATTT harbors:
- a CDS encoding LacI family transcriptional regulator, with translation MKPARTEKRTARGNSGGGRKKRERAAEDALPVLASAPAANAAAGPVRVTLADIARRAGVSRAAVSYALRGGTGTSAGTRERIREIAKELGYRPDPELTRLMARLHAGRLARANKDGGEGGARFVGKLALLNPHQEKDFARNTGAVADFFRSVSVRARELGYETEEFWLGEPGLSPQRLAQMLMARGIEGVVLGSTARHGSTVDFPWENFAAVTVGYSVVQPALHRVVTHHYRNTRLALEQVRARGARRIGLVAKREAEEAMEELHLAAFGRYLEAAPPADRVPPLGFGASLAPEALRGWWVEHRPDVVLSTGIGVEDFAAAGLRVPRDVQLVKLLLWDAEEGTAGVLPGYDRLGVAAAELLAGQLARGELGLPADPRVVLVEGRWQEGRTLRRKRGAAIR
- a CDS encoding LacI family transcriptional regulator produces the protein MRPPKKFHEGTSNRLAALLEQAVDLAEYRRIQSVLMRSRNNMDAASIAALTGLGVNTVRILHSRFLREGEACLLSRRGKRKQDVESQPKSGATAKDERSPARVEALPPDANENIRTGPECNKTKTTVGMTVTLRDVAARAGVSHTTVSLALRNSPTLPAKTCDRIRRHAEALGYRPDPRMHELMDAMRARRINRRPDTLAYLIAYPDRETWKKDQSLFRYYEGVRAQANACGYQLEIFWLYEPGMTDRRLGEIIRNRGIDGVIIAPLPRSQLLFQDFPWHYFSAVELGYSLAKPRLCRACHNHFLSMQRLVNRLHARGYRNIGLAMEEGQDTRVLHLWRGAFSAAADLLPGKRRIPMLVPETWKREYLEAWLKKYRPDVVISVGMEVCRWLAADRIHKKDTPDFATADLLSAMGDTTGIDQNSQQIGVAAVDLLISLMRTNARGIPAVPRIVMVEGEFVQGTTMHVEKLTPFNHPAAARAVR